The following coding sequences are from one Salvia hispanica cultivar TCC Black 2014 chromosome 3, UniMelb_Shisp_WGS_1.0, whole genome shotgun sequence window:
- the LOC125216596 gene encoding probable glutathione S-transferase: MAKVQLIGAWFSPFVKRVEISLKIKGVEYEYIEVDLINKPPLVLHHNPIHQKVPILIHDGKTILESAVILEYIDDVWKGPNILPKDPCQRARARFWANFIDQKCVPATRKALWCRGEEQEKAIKEAREALKILECEVKDTKFFGGDQIDYVDIIGSFLAYWMRLFDEVAGLHLFTYEELPSLCKWADELCDNKHVKQHLPDKDRFVDRVRGHTKTTRSV, encoded by the exons ATGGCGAAAGTGCAGTTGATAGGGGCATGGTTCAGTCCATTTGTGAAGAGAGTTGAAATTAGCCTCAAAATTAAAGGTGTTGAGTATGAATATATTGAAGTAGATTTGATAAACAAACCGCCTCTTGTTCTACACCACAATCCAATTCATCAAAAAGTGCCTATACTTATACACGACGGCAAAACCATCCTTGAATCTGCTGTGATTCTTGAGTACATAGATGACGTTTGGAAAGGTCCAAACATTCTTCCCAAAGATCCTTGCCAAAGAGCTCGAGCTCGATTTTGGGCCAACTTCATCGATCAAAAG TGTGTTCCGGCAACGAGGAAAGCTTTATGGTGTCGAGGAGAAGAGCAAGAGAAGGCCATCAAAGAAGCAAGGGAAGCTCTTAAAATTCTTGAATGCGAAGTAAAGGACACGAAATTTTTCGGAGGCGACCAAATTGACTATGTCGATATAATTGGCTCTTTCTTAGCGTATTGGATGCGACTTTTTGATGAAGTGGCTGGACTCCATCTCTTCACATATGAAGAATTGCCCAGTTTGTGCAAATGGGCAGATGAATTATGTGATAACAAACATGTTAAACAACATCTCCCTGATAAGGATAGATTTGTTGATAGAGTTCGTGGCCACACAAAGACTACTAGATCTGTGTAG
- the LOC125210422 gene encoding aspartic proteinase CDR1-like: protein MASLIYSLLLSSILFTLSSYAASDNGGFTLDLLHRDPPSGEARFRSIRSAIDRSFSRKSYLLSKLNKGIESVDATITGANGEYVMKFLIGTPPVEQLGIADTGSDLLWTQCLPCTQCYKQDSPLFNPSKSRTFRPISCQSDLCQAAGSASCDDGNHCQYQVSYGDRSHTAGDVGTETISFGGKINFPKVAFGCGHDNDGTFSQAGSGIVGLGGGAVSIVNQLRSTTGGRFSYCLTLLNANASSKISFGSDAVVSGSDVISTPLVKKSPDTFYYLTLEGFSVGDKRTEIGSSKAGFGGSVEEGNIIIDSGTTLTFVPQEFYDGVEAALVEAIDAQRTSDPQGTFGLCYRVSGGQGIESPPLTVHFTGADVVVEAVSLFVEVSEGLVCLTLVPSQELAIYGNLFQMNYHVGYDLVKGEVSFQKTDCAAQEE, encoded by the coding sequence atggcttCTCTAATTTACTCACTCCTGCTCtcttcaattttattcacattaTCTAGCTATGCCGCCTCCGATAACGGCGGCTTCACCCTCGATCTCCTCCACCGCGATCCTCCCTCCGGCGAGGCCCGCTTCCGCAGCATCAGGAGCGCAATCGACCGCTCCTTCTCCCGCAAATCCTACCTCCTCTCGAAGCTCAACAAAGGCATCGAATCCGTCGATGCCACGATCACCGGCGCCAACGGCGAATACGTGATGAAGTTCCTGATCGGAACTCCGCCGGTGGAGCAGCTCGGGATCGCCGACACCGGCAGCGATCTCCTGTGGACGCAGTGCCTGCCGTGCACGCAGTGCTACAAGCAGGACTCTCCGCTGTTCAACCCTTCCAAATCGAGGACCTTCCGCCCGATCTCCTGCCAGTCCGACCTCTGCCAGGCCGCCGGCAGCGCCTCCTGCGACGACGGCAACCACTGCCAGTACCAGGTCTCGTACGGCGACAGGTCGCACACCGCCGGCGACGTCGGGACCGAAACCATAAGTTTTGGCGGGAAAATCAATTTCCCCAAGGTCGCCTTCGGGTGCGGCCACGACAACGACGGGACGTTCAGCCAGGCCGGGTCGGGGATCGTCGGCCTCGGCGGCGGAGCCGTCTCCATCGTCAACCAGCTCCGCTCCACCACCGGCGGCCGATTCTCCTACTGCCTGACGCTGCTCAACGCCAACGCCTCCAGCAAAATCAGCTTCGGCAGCGACGCGGTTGTTTCCGGATCTGATGTCATCTCCACTCCACTTGTGAAGAAATCTCCGGATACCTTCTACTATCTGACATTGGAAGGATTCAGCGTCGGAGACAAGAGAACGGAGATTGGCTCCTCCAAAGCTGGATTTGGGGGATCGGTGGAGGAAGGGAACATCATCATCGATTCAGGGACGACGCTGACGTTCGTGCCGCAGGAGTTCTACGATGGAGTGGAGGCCGCCTTGGTGGAGGCGATCGATGCGCAGAGGACTAGCGATCCGCAGGGGACTTTCGGTCTTTGCTACCGAGTCTCGGGCGGGCAGGGGATCGAGTCGCCTCCTCTGACGGTGCATTTCACGGGGGCGGATGTGGTGGTGGAGGCGGTGAGCTTGTTTGTGGAGGTGTCGGAAGGGTTGGTTTGTTTGACGCTGGTGCCGTCGCAGGAGTTGGCGATTTATGGGAATCTGTTTCAGATGAATTATCACGTTGGGTATGATTTGGTGAAGGGTGAAGTTAGCTTCCAGAAGACAGATTGCGCGGCTCAGGAGGAGTGA